The sequence below is a genomic window from Sander lucioperca isolate FBNREF2018 chromosome 6, SLUC_FBN_1.2, whole genome shotgun sequence.
ATGGAGCACAACCCCCAAAGGGAAGACTGTTGCTTTTACTGTATGAGCAATAGTAAATCATGTTGCTCAAGAGACAGTGTTGCAGATTTTTCCCTcatgtaataaaaaaatctgagaaaaaaatgctAACAAATGTAGCCAAGAGGATTAAGCCAGAAGAAGAGCAGCAGATCACGGCATGCCTCTCAAAATGACATCACATACTGGAGGCCTCTTCACAAATCACTTTTCATCTGGAGCTATGCTAACTAGCTATCATTGCTGCACATGCAATGTGATGCGTAGCCATGAGGAATGTATGATCATCCTGTGTCTGCTCTGAACCTGGGAAAGTTGCAGAAGGTGTCCTGGCAGGGGATCAGACAAAGGTAAAGGCTGTTCTTCCATCTGATGGGCTTCACGTTGTCTGCCAAGGCCAGCTACCTGCAGAGGAAAGGTTCTGCTAATATCAATGGCAGGTTACCTGGTCTGAATCCAGCTGTCACTGGGTTTCCAGTTTCTGGCCCAAGGGAACATCTGTCCCTCTCATTGAACTGAATCCAAAGTCTCATTAAGGCCTTATTTAGAGGTGGTGGGGATGGTGCTTAACTCATTCTGGCTTTAAAAACTGAGCTTATAGGTAGCTACACTGTTTGCACTACATTATTTTGCCTCTATTGTTTATCATCATTTTCCCAACATTCCAGCCTGCAGTGCACCATTTGTCCTGGTAGCCTCTCTATTCACAACATACAGGGTGTTCAACCATTGTCAACCTGAAACCCCAGTGACTGCAGGATAAAGGGCCCCGTAAAGTCCTCttaaacacactcacacctgATGCTGCATGCAAACAAAGACCTGTAGATTCGTCATGCCTCCAGCCAGTGAAGCTGCGAGCGCACAGTTAGGGACATCCTTTGTAAGGATTTGGGCAACGTTTATCAGAAAAGACACATTGTAGATTGACATGTTGTTTCTTCCCCCTCATTTTACAATCCTCTTGTGTAGTTTAAAGACCTCTCAGGGTCCAGTATGTTAATGAATAATCCAGTCTAATTACATTGAGTTTGAGGCTCAGTTTTAGACAACAGTGATAGGGTCACACTGATAAATTGTCACTTTACGCAACATAAGGAGACACAATGAATACATGAGGAAATTAATACACAATCAGACCAATGCTGCCCTTTATGAGCAATGCTGTCATGTTACTGATTGGATATAAAGTGGACAAAAAATCTCAGCTTATCTGACATTATTGAGAAAAATATtaactttcttgccaagagccaggtgagaagattgatatcagTCCTAATATAGAGATGGGTATTGATCCTCTCCTTTAGACAGAAAATATTTTTAccattttcccaaaatattgaactgttcctttaacTGTGCTGACGGTAGTAATTATTTCTCTGGACTCTATGTGCTTGGCATCCCAGTGGAAGAGAGATTGTAGAGGGCCTCAGGGAATATGTGTGACTTGTGTGTTGTGGCTAATGATCTATGTCACTTCCATCTGCTTTTAGATCAGAATAAAGAAAGTGAAGATTGGTATTTTATAGCCTTAAGAGATACAGCTACTGAGAGTAGAGGTGCAAAGGACATTATACTGACCAAACTGACTTAACCACACCAAAGACACTTGAAGACTTAGAAGTTCAGTTGTTCACAGCCGCTGCATTACTATTCACCCCACATACCAAGTATACTCCCTTGTTCAAAGAATTACACTCCCAACATCAACTTTTcattaaatatacataaatcCAACATGGTTATAAAGTGGACGACAGTGAATCTGCCTTAAAATGCAGAATGATAAATACTCAATCTATATGTAAATATGCGGTAcattgggaaaaaaatcaaaacgcAGGAAAAATGCATTAGCCGCCCTATTTGATCAGAGCCCCAGGACCTGAAGTTAGGATTTTTAATGGAAtctgaggagaggagagtgtcAGAACCGAGGTAGGGAGGTGAGACTATGAAAGTGTTCACAGGGGAGCTGGCTATCTGAGAGGACGCCGGATAACAGAATGGACCTGAAAGATTACTTGCACTGAGTGGAAATGGATTTATTGCATTTGGAGGTCTCAGCAGCTTTTCTGCACTCCCACAATCACAAAAAAGATGAGAAAGTCATGGTTTACGTCAAACGGAAAGTAACTTCTCGTTTGACACTCAAACAGTGGTTTTCTGTTATGGCTCTCAAACGAAAACCTCAGTGTTCCTTGTGTATAAAACATAAGAAGATGGTTAAGTTTCAACCATTTTAGGATATTTATGGCGATCCAGACAATAGTTGTTAATGTATTTCAGGCTGGGTCCAAAATGACTCCCTGTTTACCATATAGTGCAGTATATTTGTATGCCAGCTCTATGTATGAATGTCTAAATTGTGAGTGTGAAAATGTATCAACTATAGTGCCCTCAAAAATTCCACAATTGAATGAAGAATGTGTAGTGTCCACGGCATGGACTTTCTGCtaacaatcccacaatgcaattctCCACATTTTATAGAAGATAATTGTGACTCAACAGCTGTCAGTGATGTTGCAAAATGATAATGATTCAAGTGTCCGCAATTTCAATGTACCGGTCACTATTTAGTAAACTATTTAGGTACTGTTATATACAAAGTATATAGAATAAGTATAAATGAGCGAGGGAGTGGTTTCGAAAACAGACTCAGTCTggaagtggtggaccaaccaaCAGACCTTCATTACCATCCATAATGTCATGTCGCTGACAGGGCTACTAATTATCTGCTGCTGCTCTAAGCAAAATTTCATATTGTTATTACTTGTCTTTAAAGTAAATGAAATAACTAtcaaaatgtgatgaaaaaaatcatcaaatcAGATTATTTAAAAACAGCTGAACTGAAAATCACACTGGGTCAAACACACTAAATGGCCGTGGTCAACCCGCTAATTGAGGAATGTATTTGTCTATGGAGTCTTATAAAGAGTCTCATAaatgctgtgtgtgcatgtcaccATCTGTCTTTTACAGGGTGTGGAGCAGTAAGGGATGGCGATATGTGCCATGTAGCTCTGTATGAATCATGTGACATTCCACACATAGTGATTAGTGCCAAATTATGGTCCACACTGGGAACCTGAATGAAGTGTTTGCAGATGCCTGCTGATGCTGGGGCTTCAAACCTCTAATCCCCAAACTATAGTTTAACAACTTTGGAACAACTTATTTACGTCTCATAAAACAGAGACTTTAAGATCCTGGGACAAATTACCCCACAGTTAGCTCAGCTAAAGACAGTGGTGCTCTGATGTCATCGCTGTCATATGAACAAAGAGGTCTTACTGGCAaacagcagtaaaaaaaaaaaacaactgatgcCTGGGCCAATTTGAAATCACGTCTTAAATATTTTCATGTTGCACATATGTATTGAAAACTGAGCACCACATATTGTAGAAAGAGTAGCTCCAACCATGCTTCATTTCAGATTCCACCAAGTCAGGCTGCGTCGCTTTGTAATTCTCTGCTGAATTTTAGATTTAATATCTTGCTGTTTAAAACTCATTCTGATACAGGTGCTGTAAATCAGACATGAAAAGACCTTCACCTTGAGAACCACATGTTCACAGCTTGGGGATTTGGTGAGATGCTCTGTGGGTGCACTGAAAATGCTGTATATCATAAACATTATGATCTTAAAGTCTAAATGCTGGAAGTGAACTAAATATTGTTACAGGCCCGTCTGGAAGATAGATAAACAGTTTGTAATGACACAGGGAattagagagaggaggaaggaaatGGGTATGCTTCAGTTTTGACAGGGATAGTACAGTAGTTAATGTGTCCAATCAGCATGCTAAATAAACCAAgatgcgcacacacagacacacgtataAATCATACGCCATCACAAAATCTTTGATTGGACAGATAATAAACATTTTCTCATTGTAAAAAATGTCCTAGTGACATACACAGATAACAAGGTGACCGCTCCTTTGCACATTTCTGCACATgatatgtaaaataaatgattatgaGGCTGCATAAACTAGGTGTGATGTGTTCGCTTGTTACAGCGATTAAGCAAAAGTAAAGCGCAGGCTTCCTGCAGTGACTGTTGAGTGAGACTGTCCAGGGCTGTTTGCTGGAAAGACAGGAGTGAACTAGTGTATGTAAGTGGCAGCAGCTTCAATCATGAACCGTTTATGTCCATTAGACAGGCAGGAATTATTTAGACAGGAAGCTGAATAGATACTTGTGATGTCAAATGGCTGTTTCATGTTGCAAACGTTCAAATATTAATTTAGGGTAAGCTAAAACGTTGACATTATTTGGACCGCAATGGATTGTAACACAGCGGACTACCCACAGTGCCATGTAGATGTGTTCCTGATTATATCATTACGAGCAGCCCTGTTGAAAGTTGGGTTACATCCTCATAATGTAAGACATCCATCAAGATTTTAGAGCGGATTTATtaaactctgagttgtagtaaTTAAGTAAAGTGAAAGCTATGAGGGAGTGAATCATGTCTGGACAAATACGTATTTCATAATTTACAGCAGCCCTTCAGGTGATGAATAGTCATTCACAGGACTGGCCAATGCATTTGGACATTTAAGAAATGCAAATAGCACAGTTGTGACATGTGGTAGGTGCAAAACAAGTTGTATACCTAATGGTAATGGAGTGTAACTACATTAATAGTATCTCACGCCTTTGGGTCTTCTCCGTGACCTCCTCACATAAATCTTTGTGGCATGTTTGTAACCACTACTTAATAACCTGCGGTCGTTGCAAATGCAAACCCCACACATACATACGAATGTGAAGTTCCCGTGCAGGCATACACGCCACGGTCTCCTCTGACCCATGGAATTCATCGGATAACACGTAGACCTGTCCACACGTTCTAACTGCCCTGGTATACAATAAATGGCAGCAGCTGTTCTTTAAAAGCTGTGTTTAACAAATGAGATTAATTAAAGTGTTCTTGCTTTAACAGCACAGGCCTCCTCTCCCCGACGGCTCTGTGCAGCGCCAGCTGCGGGAACGCGGCTTGCTTTATTGCCCCCTAGCTTGTGACACACTTCCTGTGCTCGTCTTAGCATTCTGCTTAGCACCGTGATaaattccttccttccttctgccAAGAACCACTGAGAAGGTGTTAGACATCTATTATGGGATCTGTAAGCAACAATAGCTGCTTAATGGAAAATACAGAACCATATCTATCCACAAAGGTAGCACAAAGTTAAGTCTGCATATGGAAATTATCATGGGAATTGTGGGCGCAGGTATGCTGCCTGATGATCATCTCcttatgaaatgttttgtggGTAAAGGTGCTGTGAAGGTTCAAGTAAGAAACAGTGATATGTGAAAACTGAGCTGGAATCTGTCATCTCACTCTTAACTTCTACTTACACCTATACACTTCTCTTAAAGATCACCATTTGCCAGGCCTGCACTGAAACACTgccctactatatatatatatatatatatataaaaaaaaaaagaaaaaaaaagaggaaagcaGTATGATGCACCAAAGGAGAACTTCAGGTGAAACTGCAGTTTAAAAGCTAAAAGAGACTTTAACGCTCCCACCCTTTACTATTATCCCTCCAAAGTCCTCTGCTTCCATCTAGTGGTGACAAACTAAATTGACCACACTCCGAAGAATTTGGATGCCAAACTTAAAatccttaaaaataaaaacaaatttattAGCAATCACAGGGAAAGAATGCATGACATCTACAGGAGCATTTGTTGAAATAAAAATGCTAATCTTATTTACAAAGTCTGCGATTGAATGTGTTCAGCACATGCACATACAAATTGCAAATAGGCTATATTATTACACCGGTAACAAAGCTTTTCCCCAAATAACCCACAGTCACCCAAATTTGACAGCCCCTCACTGCCGCAGTCCCAACAATCCGACATTTAGGATTACGAAGATCACCAACAGACGCAGAACATGTGAGATAATAGTGTGTGATGGAtttgtagaaaacattacaGTAAACTGCAGAAGCCACGTAGCCATACAGCATTGTAGCAGAAGGGATAACTCAcccaacactcacacacacaaaaatacttaAATTGATCACGAAGCACTGGCCAAGCAAGGGGCAGTTTAATATACAGTGATCAAACCATTGTCTTGTCGCTGACAGGAAATGATCAATACATCGCTTTTAGATGACACAGCGTTGTTCTTTGGGCTGCTAAGGCTTCTGCAAAAAGACATCAGGATTCAGAGGGTGTGGCAAGCCATGGATGACATTCAGCATCCGACGCTTTGAACTAATGGACTGTCGTCTGTTCTCCATAAGCTCAGTCATCATGACTAACAATGGCTTTCTGTTATCCAACCCGGACAAAATGGGGATTTTGAAAACACTTGGGCACACCCATACTGTGTtcagacaataaaaaaaaaaaaataaaaaaaaagaaatcctttAACAACCTGAGAACTGCAAGAAAAAGTTAGCCTACATTTCAAGCTTCATTAAAGTGTCACAGGCTTCACGTGAAACAGCATTCAATTTACCCACCAACCAAAccaaatgtaacattttctcaTTCACCTCACATCAACCATAACttcatttctctctttttttttttagacatcaTAATGCATTTATGAGATTACAAAACATAGAATGAGATTGTCGAGGGGTGGGGTTAAGTTGATGATGGGGGATGATCAAGGGAATTTATACTGCGCCGGAAAAAAGTGTTTATTTATAATAGTGGGTTAGAAGTTGCATTGGACAATCTGATTGGAACACACACTTAGCCGAAGGCACTTAAAACTCTGCTGACCTATCTTAGGATTTTGCCTCAGACAAAACCATTCACAGTCTTACCTTCTATTCATCTTCACGTTATGTGTAAACTTTGACTGTAGTcacttaataaaatatatactttCTCACGCCAGCAAATAAAATGCAGGCTATATTGCGAAGATTTAAatcaagaattaaaaaaaggtaTTAGCATAAGCTCATCATTTGGCAAATAACTGTTAAAAACTACAATCACAACTTAGTCACGTAAACACCACATGTTGACAAGCAACAGAACGGATGTTTAAATGTGGAGGAGGTCCatcctagactgggtaaacccagtcCGATCTGCCAGCGATTTGATTTCgtcctgcagctcaggctggaaacctgtacattattctatcctgcttccgttacaattttgcggggaccaatcacaaactggcttatccacctggcgcgctattggcgggtttaacatgacaatagagaagcgaccaagcagctacttgtttacattcaacattgcggccaccgaagcgcagcaacccgttgatgccgtcGTCGCTGCTACATCActtggatcgttggtctgattggttgaaggactatccaattgcgtacagagtcatttgaactatgcccgttgatcacgcctcttgtgcagtagaaaatacagagcagactccccagactaatgttcaatcttaaaagattgagcttggtctggtgatatcCAGACTAGGTCCATCCTGGACCAGCTGGGGAACACCACACACTGTAACATCGTTAAACGTGCAGTATACTCGCCATTCCCGACCTGTTGCACGACAGTGTGatgtcatgggagcgccgtaactatttatacttgCGTGTGgcggtcgcgacactagttgcagtcttctcctgaacagaggtgtcgcaactgaggaaaggctaccgacgttTGCCATTTCtatggactagaagaagaaaagggtaaacaatggcagaactggcagcagcagcattgacgtcaatgtcaACAGTGGCTAAGATGATATTGGAGTCAATGGATGAGGAAGAACAGCTGCTTTTGAGCCTGCTTGcaaagaaatgaagaaaaagaaggTGGAATGTTCATCCTTTGAATAACGCCAGACATAAATATGGTGAGTTCAATATCCTCGTGAAACAAATGAGGATGATAGACGAAGGGAAGCACTTTGAATACTTCAGAATGTCTGCACaacgattcgatgacctacttcgtcggatcaacctttcattcaccataaaagaactcatcttatagcgtaactctcgccaaaatgcaacctagggtctttttgtgaatgtacccgagtcaaacttttgtttaaaagcatatttaggacggaatcaccacttttaagatttaccgtattttcggtcaaatggccttttgaatgggagtgctaggggcacttttatgctagcctcaaaatagctatttttaaaacactaagaaggctcgacacaacatgagactttgctcaaagtattgccaggggctctacaccttaacgaaagcattgacaacattgtttgtgtacccagtttactaaaaagaaaggttttgagcaactcactgtagctgttgttgtttacgctatccagcatcttcccagtcaaaaataggcgatctccgaatgcgaatgaacggactccataggaggaaatgtcattcttataatCAGGCTCCTTTTTCagctacaaggtcaatattgtgtttcactaacgacaaaacaacgaattatccgtgcatttatagggagctaagctttaggagctttccatctttactctcctccctcgactatttttgactggcttgatagacggcgaccgggcgaacaacagctacagtgagttgctcaaaacctttgtttttagtaaactctgtgtacacaaacaatgttgtcaatgctttcgttaaggtgtagagcccctggtgatacctcgagcaaagtctcatgtgtcgagccttcttagtgttttaaaaatagctattttgaggctagcataaaagtgcccctagcactcccattcaaaaggccatttgaacgaaaatactgtaaatcttaaaagtggtgattccatcctaaatatgcttttaaacgaaagtttgactcgggtcattcacaaaaagaccctaggttgcattttgtcaagagttacgctttaacccagtaagtttacaagagagaactcgtccatgcttcctgtttgcgctttgtcgtgcgccgctgaaaaaaaataagagtGGTGCGCGACCTCTGGTCGCGCACTTTAAATgctggcgcgccagcgagagCTACGTCATTTTGTCACACTGTCGCGCGAGGTCGCAGGTCGGGAACGGTGACTGTAAAAAGGCCTTTAGACTCTTGTTTCGAAGGGAATAGAAGCAATTAAAAGAAATTTTAAAAAACTCAGACACGAAGCATGTCTGTAATGACTGGCAATAAGGCATGATGGGTAGACAATCCACCTTCTAGCACAGTACTGTAACAACTTTTCAAGACTCCAGATAGTTGGGGTGGGGGTAGTGCTGTACAGGGGGCTACACATGTATGGTAGTGTACTGGGTGGTGCAGGTGGTGACGGTAGTGAGCAGATAGCTGGAATTACTTCACAGAGGCAGTGGAAAGGATGGCTGTCGAGGTCCCATGACTATTAGGGGGCTGAGGCCAGAGCTGCAACTGGGGGGGGGGCGCTTCATTTTCAGCTTCTCCGTGACTTTGAATGCTGGATGAGCCACTGCAGCGTGATATCTGCAGAGGGGAggatattaatacattttatatccTCAGCAGGCCCAAATAGATGTAGAACCATTTAAACACTGATCTGCACTTTACCTATATTGTCCTTCTCTTTGCAGGAGACAGAATAGCAGCAGATCTCTCGGTCCTGAATGGCAGACAGATTCCTGAAAAAAGGAAAGTAGGAAACATGAAACCTCTATGGGGAAATTAGAGTcttatgttgaagtggataaaaaaaaaataaaaataaaaaattcccCAACAATAGAGACGTCCTGATCAAGATGATCCAATACCTCCATCAaaacatttgtcattttaaccagataaaaaatgtaaaatgatatatataaaaatgtggtCGCAAGGGTGGCTATTCAAACATGGCAGGTTTTCGCAGGATGTCCAGGATGTCTCGTGTCGCGCAAGTTACAATTATAGTGAcggttctctctgaccaatcactGGTGTGCAGTGTTTTAATTCCACATTttagtatcggctcagctcgcttggaaccttgaGGGAGGTCATACCAAAGAAAGTACCAGGTACAATCCACCACTTTCGCCAAAAGAAACccaaaaaagaacattttccaAGCCAGACGAGTTGAGCCGTGCCATACCATGCAGGGGAAATAAGGCAAATGATTCACCTACACCATATGGCCAGAAGTTTGTGTTCCGTGATTCCATTTAATTGTGCCAAAACTATGGTCATTAATATGCTGCTACAAACAGGCTCCATTCTTCTGGTAGggcttttagtttagtttagtttaaatgTCGTGGACAATCCCCTTTAATTATTTGTATAGTAAAAGGAGCAGCTTTAGCCTCTATTGCTAATTTCCGGCTGTAGTCCCCGGCCAGTTGTCCTAAAATACAATGCGTGAGCTTAGAATTATAAGGTTCTATCTCCGTTTAGGGTAGTTGTGAGATATTGAGCATCAAAGTTTTTACATCCCAGCTGGCAAAACTGTTAtgtagtattttattttattaataactaactaaatatttttttttacaaaaataacaccACATAGGCATTAATAAACACCTAATGGATCAGATTATGTCATAAACTCAATTTCGACCAAAAGTGGAGATAGAACCTTATAATTCTAAGCTGACGATTAtggttaaaacattttttatttaaattcacaatatttatgtattatttaaGTATTTTTGATTTAACATAGTTATGTGGATACCCATGTCCACATTCTTTTGGTCAGACAGTATATAATTTAGTGTGTTGAAATGTCTGATTTTAGCATTTTTGGATCACCACTGGGAAAGACTCACATGGTACTCCTGACGATGATTTATCCTGCACTAGTTATGACTATAGGATACTTGACGTCTGAAGCAAGTCCTGACATTTGTGCAGGGTTATCAACAAAAATACTGTAGTCTTGAGTGCCTCACATTTTTTCAATCAGCTGCTTCTCATCAAGTGCGTTGGGTAGGTCTCGTTTGTTGCCCAGGACTAGAACCTGAAacatggaaagaaaaaaaaaaaagagaacggGCTGATCAATATCCACCACAGCAATGTATCAGCATTATCTCACAGTGTGAGCAGTCAATTAAAGGATTTTTTTCAACCATGTGCTTCACCAATCACAGAATCCTTACTGttaggaaaaaaagaactgTGTGTGGTGTcaagacaccacacacactctgcCAATTCAATTATCCTGTCATCTTAGATATTGAaaactcattaaaaaaaaaaatcctggctTGGGCTCAAATGACCACTTAGTGTTTCATCAAGCCTGAGTCACTGCAACCCATTAGTCGCAGTGATTACTAATTATGAGTTTAATCCGTGTGTGTGACCAGAGTCACCAGACCCTCAGAAATCAATGTGATGAACTAAGGTGAGGCTGGAACATTATGAGCTTTTGGGCCAAAGACCACAAGTGTCCTCTTACGGGAATTCCTTGTAGCTGTGGTTTGTCTAAAAGGTTGTGCAGTTCATTTCTGGAAGCTTCTATCTTCTCTCGGTCTGCAGCATCCACCATGTAACTGCAAATGGGAGAAAATAAACACGACTTAGAGAGTTTGGTAACAATAAATACCAGTTTCACTAAATCAAAATTGAAAACCAAATATTTAAAACTCTTAATACGACAGGAATTTTGTAATGACAATTATATGGAGAGATACCAAGCCAAATGTAAACATATTGAATTAGTATTGTATTGCAGCAGTATGTATCATTTCCATTCAGTTTTCCAGGATTCCAGCGACCTTAGGAAGTCAAATAGTAAATGTGTGGTCATAAAGGCCACCTGCTCTACTTTGTACTGTCCACAAACTTACACTATAGCATTGACTCCTCGACAGTAGCGCTCCCACATGCTTCGGAAGCGAGGCTGTCCCCCTATGTCCCATATCTGAGGCGAGAAAGCACAAAATCTAAAATGCAGTCATAGGCAAGACAAAAGCCTTGTTCCAGGGTGCAGACCAGGCAGGGC
It includes:
- the arl8bb gene encoding ADP-ribosylation factor-like 8Bb codes for the protein MLALINRLLDWFRSLFWKEEMELTLVGLQYSGKTTFVNVIASGQFSEDMIPTVGFNMRKVTKGNVTIKIWDIGGQPRFRSMWERYCRGVNAIVYMVDAADREKIEASRNELHNLLDKPQLQGIPVLVLGNKRDLPNALDEKQLIEKMNLSAIQDREICCYSVSCKEKDNIDITLQWLIQHSKSRRS